GTAGTGATTGGTTATTGgtaagtgaaaaaataatattaatggtGAATTCAAATGAAAACGCGTAAAAATTGGTCAtatcaacagtttataaaaatattataaaatagtttgtgacagtaatattacttttcaaaaaattttaaagggtttttaccattttttgaTAGACAAAAAATAATGGAATTCATAGAATCGGTACCACTATATTAAAGTGAAGCCTAGGATGTgacataaatttcaaatatcatACCAACAATGCCCATCAATCAAATGCCAATAaagacatattttaaaaaaaataaaaaataaaataaaaataaaaaaccgaAGGGAAActtttcaaagtttaaaaaaagagtacaacttgaaaaataaaatcaaaagttaTAGCTGGTTTGGTTGGAGTGATGGAGGAGGAAAGAAAAGTTGGAGAGATAGTTGAAGGAAAATACAGTTTGAGTTGCTTGGTTGAGAagggaagaaaatgaagaattttggTGGGACCGAGTGTGTTCTCCTTGGGCCCATAAAAAATGAATCTTCTCAATTTGAGCAGGAAAtggataggaaaaaaaaaaaaaaaagttgttggcAAATAACTTAACTACCTTTCATTTCACGACTTGGTTGTCGcctccacttttttttttttttgcccttctttttctttaaactaCAACCCAGGCGTGATTGctgcctttattttttttactaagcatgattttttttttaataagaacatataagtaattttataaaaattatactttctatcttcttagttttctttttaactaaataaagaaatttttcaTCTCTTACCCCCTACTAAATAGAGCCTTAAGTATTGTACATGgattatttataacatgctaATCTTACAAAATCATTTATatacaaataattttccaattttattgGAAATTTATCCATGTGGTTGTCATTGATGATGTTATTGTTTGGAGGTCACATTCTCAATCTTTACCCTATTCACTTTTTGCAGTATTGTATGAATGCGGCACTTGAAAGAACAAGCGTTGCCAGTACAACAATATTATTCTCCACTTCAGGACTTTTCACTCTTCTAATTAGTGCATTATTGGGAGAAGAGTCCATAAATTTCGTAAATTTGGTCTCTGTTTTCGTCAGCATGGCTGGTGTTGCCATGACTATATACGGCAAGACTTGGGAAAAAGAATCACAGTCAACCACATCCTTGTGCGTTTCTTCATTCTTGTCCTCATCTTTTGCTAATTGTTTGGATAACATGTTAATTTTTACCATGAACTTCCCTATTTCTTTTGGTACTTGgcttaaactaataaaaattggaaaaaaaaaaatttcgagtTGCTGAAGTTTACTAGTAATAATTTTTACAACTATCAATATGATTTGTTTTAATTACTAACACTActttcattttctcaaaaaaaaaaaaaacactacttTTACACCTATCAAaagttgtaaaaataaataataataaagaaacaattgtttttttttcaatattgcTCTTTTTCAAtaagtattataaatttattattattattttacattgGCTGctatattttgttgttgttttgtacTATGTTTTATTTATAGAGCAACTAGTTATGGGATTTTCCTCCCTCTGTGTTTGGGTTCACAGAGACAGAAACCATTCTATTCTCGGGGATTTTTTTGCTTTGCTCTCAGCTGTGACCGATGGACTATTCGCAGGTCAaacatcttttattttattcacatatatataaataagaaaatatataaaagaaaagaatatatatctTTGTAGTTGAAAGATTGTAGTTCTTATTATTGTAATCATTCATTGACAAAATACCAATTCTGCAGTGCTCCTTAAAAAATATGCtggagaagaaggagaaaaggTGGATATTCAGAAGTTCTTTGGATATATTGGATTGTTCACCCTTGTTTCTCTCTGGTGGCTAGGTAAGACAAATTTTCTGTGTTCTGACTTAACTTTTTCCATTAACCTCAGCACATGTAACTTATCCAAATTATCACAGCAAAAGTGCTTGCTTCAAACAAGCATTaaggatttaaaatttttcatgaCTGTAAATGTGACATGTTGTctttgatatataataaaaatagtattgCCATGTACAAAGAATTGTGTGCAACTCTCAACATAGGTATGCCCAATAAAGATACCATGCTTTCTTTTGGGGATGTTTTTGTGATTTATGGCaaccaaatttatttatatacaagttctagttagctcaattagtaaagtttctgataattgaataaaagatctgagATTCAGTCTCCGCCTAcacaaaaaaccaattggtgtcttagcctgatgataaaaagttattataaaaaatagacgctataagttgaaactgttttaaaatagaaaatttcttTATAACATTAGTTCCAACCAGTGGCTTTAGCATGGATTGACTATAATGTTTTAATTTGTTGTGTCCTTTTTCAGTGTGGCCCTTGAGTGCATTAGGAATTGAACCCAAATTCATGATTCCAGATTCTGCTCAAACCATTGGAGTTGTTTTTGCCAATTGCTTTGTTGGAAGTTTCATCTCTGATTATTTCTGGTAcgttgggaggaaaaaaaaacagagatatcTATCATGATTCATTGTATGTtgtgcaaatatttttattttataaatatatagtacCTTGACTATTTTATATCATAATCCCAGGGCATTAGGTGTTGTTTGGACCTCTCCACTAGTGACAGCGCTAGGTGCCTCGCTTACCATACCACTTGCCatgttggaggacatggtgatCCATGGCCGACATTATTCAGTAATTTATATTCTTGGTTCAATTCAGGTCAGATTTGTACCATAGTTGACTTTTGCGTGTAGTGATTTCTAacttttgaataaaataaataaatctaaagTGCAAACTATATccaaaattgcaaaaattttgagattttacGCTTTTAAgtattagaatttaaattttatcttttaaagttatattttgtttatataagtGGTCCATATATTTCGTTAAATGTCACATAAGCTTACCATACTAGTTcgtctaataaaataatattatgttatttttattatgtcacCTGGCATAATTCTATTGAACAAACTAAACACATATATGAATCTTATGTCGCACTTAATAGAATATATAAATGGAGAGATTGTTTAGGTAAACTGAATATAACTTCAAAAG
This genomic stretch from Castanea sativa cultivar Marrone di Chiusa Pesio chromosome 1, ASM4071231v1 harbors:
- the LOC142614058 gene encoding thiamine-repressible mitochondrial transport protein THI74-like — its product is MSWRYKGGVVLIISVVLLWVTSAEVTQGIFVDYEHPFVVTYLGISLLAAYLPIAFIWDCLQKFLRRSYQTDDNDVDESSMTLDSPTNNCQSGNLDIEQQQPLADEKCIKDLHSQKEGKLSAFDNKEDVDILIHQRKLSTKEIATLSLFIGPIWFLSEYCMNAALERTSVASTTILFSTSGLFTLLISALLGEESINFVNLVSVFVSMAGVAMTIYGKTWEKESQSTTSLDRNHSILGDFFALLSAVTDGLFAVLLKKYAGEEGEKVDIQKFFGYIGLFTLVSLWWLVWPLSALGIEPKFMIPDSAQTIGVVFANCFVGSFISDYFWALGVVWTSPLVTALGASLTIPLAMLEDMVIHGRHYSVIYILGSIQVFLGFVIANLSDWFSPKLGSQILSSLKRFFIRHTL